The Chryseolinea soli nucleotide sequence TGTGATGCTGGCATAGATCTCATCCTTCGATTCACAGATGTTGCAAGGTGCCCCTACGGGTACATACAGCTTGCCATCGGGACCAAAGGCAATGTATTTCCAACCATGATGGGTTTCTTTCGGATAGTCGTCCTTGATCACGACCGGTTTGGGTGGATTGTCCAGCTTAGATTCGATGGCCGGGAGCTTGGTGATGCGGCTCACCTCAGCCACATACAAGTCGCCGTCGCGGAAGGCCACGCCGTTGGGCATGTTCAGGCCACTGGCCAGTACCCATTTCTTGTCGGCCTTGAAGTCGCCGTCGGTGTCTTTGAGGGCATACACCTTGTCTTTATTTCTATTGCCCACGTAGATCACGCCCGAGGGGCTTATCGCCAGCGAACGGGCGTCTTCCACTTCGGCGTACACCTCGATCTTGAAGCCGGCAGGGAGCTTTATTTTGTCCAGGGGCAAGGTGGCCGCGTAATCGGTCAGGGCCGGCGCGCTGGCGTCGGCCTTGGATTCGGGTGGTCTCACTTCCGTGGAGTTGCCACAGGCCAGCATAACGACCAGCGCGGCGGCGGGAATAGTCTTTAGGGTTATCATAAGTGGTTTTTTCCAGTGAAAGTTGAAATTTAGAGGTTTCCGGTCTCATAAAACAGCCTCTTTTATGAATGGTTTAGGCTGGACGGATGTTGTAAGTTTTTAAAAATCGAAGGAGCCCAAATCCTGGCAATCCTTCCTTATTTTTGCGCCATGATCTCAGTTTCCAACATTTCCTATTTTATCGGCGGCCGTGCCCTGTATGAGAACGCCAGCATGTTCATCAAACCCAAGGACAAGATCGGGCTCATCGGACTCAATGGCCGGGGGAAATCCACGTTGCTGAAGATCATCAATGGCGAACTCAAGCTGGACGCCGGCTCGGTGAGCAAAAGCGGCGACTGCACCATCGGGTTCCTCAACCAAGACCTGCTCTCCTACCAAACCGAAGACTCTATCCTCACGGTGGCCATGGGCGCCTTCAAAGAAGTGGTGGACATCGAACGGGAAATGGAGCACGTCATCAAAACCTTGGAAACCGAATATTCCGACGCCTTGGTGGAAAAACTCTCCAAGCTCCAGGAAAAATACGATCACCTCGACGGCTACACCATCCAATCCAAAGCAGAAGAAGTGCTGGAAGGGATCGGCTTTGCCACCGCCGACCTCCACCGCCCCCTGAAACAATTTTCCGGCGGCTGGCGCATGCGCGTCATGCTCTCCAAACTGCTCCTCGAAAAGCCATCGCTGCTCATGCTCGATGAGCCCACCAACCACTTGGACCTTCCCTCCATCGAATGGGTGGAAAACTATCTGCGGAGCTATGAAGGCGCCGTCATGATCGTCTCGCACGACAGAACCTTCATCGACAACGTGGTGAGCAAGATCGTGGATGTCACACAACAACAGCTCATCACCTACGAAGGCAACTACAGCTTCTACCTGGAAGAAAAAGAACTTCGTCAAGAGATCCAGCAAGGCGCTTATGAGAATCAGCAACAAAAAATAAAACAAACCGAGCGCTTCATCGAGCGCTTCCGCTCAAAAGCCACCAAGGCACGCCAGGTGCAGTCGCGCGTAAAAGCGCTGGAACGGATGGACCTGGTCGAGGAAGTGGTTGACGACACCGCCGCCGTAAACTTTAAGTTCAAATTCAACCAGCAGCCCGGCCGTTTCATCGTGACGCTAAAAGATGTGTCCAAAGCATACGGCCCGCTGGAAATATTGAAACATACCTCCATCTCCATTGAACGGGGTGACAAGATCGCGTTGATCGGCGCCAACGGAAAAGGAAAGTCCACCCTGCTGCGCATCCTCTCCAATACCGAGCCCGTGGACGGCGAACGCATCATGGGCTTCAACGTTATCCAGGCATTTTTTGCCCAGCACCAACTGGAGTCACTTCACCTGGAGAACGAGATCCTGGAAGAGTTAAAACAGGCGGGATCCGGCAAGTCCGAACAAGAGCTGCGCGGCGTGTTGGGATGTTTTCTTTTTTCGGATGAAGATGTGTTTAAGAAGATCAAAGTCCTTTCGGGAGGTGAGAAATCACGGGTTGCACTTGCCAAAACGCTTATTTCCGAAGCCAACTTCCTGTTATTGGACGAACCCACCAACCACTTGGATTTCATCTCCGAGAACATCCTGATCCAGGCGCTGCAACAATACCTGGGCAGCTTTGTGGTCGTGTCGCACAACCGCCACTTTGTTTCGCAGATCGCCAACAAGATCTGGTATATCGAAGACAAACAGATCAAAGAATACCCCGGCACTTACGACGAATATGAATACTGGCGCAAAAAGAACGAAGCCAGCGGCTTGAAAAAGGTCGAGCCCCCCAAAGCGCAAAAGAAAGCCGAGGAGCCCAAGCCCAAACAAACCCACACGCCTTCTGTCGACGCCAAGCTGAAAATGCTGGAGAAGGACTTGAGGAAAGCCGAAGACCTTGTCACCCAACTCGAAGGCCGCAAGGCCTCCATCGAGCAAGCCCTGGCCACTCCCGAGGTATTCAGCAATGTGGAAAAGCTAAAGAGCACACAGGCCGACTTCAAAAAAGTGCAGGAAGATCTGGCCCAAGCCAACAAAAAATGGGAAGCCCTGGCCGAAGAGATCGATCAGCTCAACGCACAGTAGGGCAATCTGATTTGGACACCCCTTCCCTCTTTTGCACCACGACCGACGCCAGCGTGGCGACAACCAGAAGAACAGCGCTAAGGAAAAACGAAATCGTGAGGTGAATCTCGAACCCTTCGGCTAAACATTAATGCCAGCCAAAGCCCATCTGCAGGACAAGCCGTTGCATGTCCTCCCGGATCGTATACTTTGGAGGTTCATATGAACTGGCAAAGTCGTCGTATGGAAGGTAATTATAGCCGTAGGTATATGTATTTCGTTGAAATTTATAGCCCATAGCGATGTAGATCCGGAATCTGTCGGCCTTGATCCGGTAGCCCAGCATGGGATTGAACATCTTCCCACCACCATTGTCGAGATTCATCATACCTTCGCGATCACCGGTGTAAATGGCGCGGCCATAGCCCCCGTTCATTTGAATAAAAAAGGCATCATTTTTTACACGGGCAAAATCAAATGACGCACTGGCAAACAGCGGAAAGACTTTCCAATCGCCATACGCATCCAAGCCGGTTCCTAACCCCACCGCCAGACGTCCCACGCGAACACCATGGATTGTGGCCAGAGAGAAGGACGTTTGTTTGTGATCTCCCTGAAGACCTCCCAAAAGGAAATTATTCCAGTACCGGACCTTTCTGCCGGCATGACCAACACTGTCGGTCTGCGCAACGGCCTGGTACGTCAGGAGCGAAAACAGAAGAAAGAAAAGACGAGATCTAGTCGACATGGGGAACTACTTCGATATGACTGAGCAACGTGATCTTGGAAGTATTGGAATAGTCATATTGATAGATGCCGTCCGTGCCGATCATCATCAGCACATCTTCGAACGGAATAACATCGGTGGCGTTGATATTTTTGTAGTGGGCCAGCATGTGCTGATCGATGGCGTTCACGTCGGACGCATCGAAGGCCTTGAGGCCGTCATCACCATCGCATATGAACAACGTGGTGTTGTCGATGCCCAGGCCATGAGGATTCGTAAAGGGATAGATCTTCACCACCTGGGGTGAGGCCAGGTTCTTAATATCGATCACTTCCAGTTGATTGGAGAACCCTTGGCAGGTCGTTCCCGAGCGGAGGGTAACGTAGGCATACTGCCCGTCTACCACTACGGGGTCGCAACTCCGGATGTGCTCGTAGGTGCTCACCTTCGCCGGGGCTTCGGGTGTGGAGATGTCATAGATGTACATGCCCGCCGTGGACCCCACGAAAATATTCTTGTCGTATGGAAAAATGGTTTCGATTCCCCAGGCCACGTTCAACCGCGCCTTGGCCACGGGACTGTTTTCCGTGGTCACATCGATCACCTGCATGTCGGCGCCGTCCAACATATAGAGATGGCCGGCGTTGATGGCAAACCGATTCAAGGACCCGCCCACTCCAGGGCCAGAGCCGGTCCCCGGAGTGATAGCGGACCTTGCACTAAAGTTCGATGCGGCATCACTCGCCAAGGCGATGCCACCACCATAATATACTCCCCCCCAGGGCTGCAAAACCGTCTCACAGTCTGGTTCGGATAAGGTCACCATTTTCTTTTTCTCCCAATTGGTCACTACGCCGTTCGCATTGACAATAAACCCCAGGGAATTCACATTGGTGAAGACATTCTGCAGCCGGGCGGTTTCGTGGATGTTGTTCAGGTCGCGGATGTCGAAAGCCACCAGGTCCACATAACTATCGGTATAGAGTGTATTGCCTTTCACGGCCAGTTCGAAGCTGCCGGGCACACTCAAAAATTTCTGCGATACGGGGTGGGCCGGGTCGGCGTTATTGATGACGTGAATGCCGTTGCCGGGTTCATTCACAAACAGGGTCTCTCCTTTGTAATAGATCTTACCCACGCTTTCCAGCGGCTTAGGGTCCTCCACGCGGACACTCGAGCGCAGTTCGTCCAGGGTGGTGTAGACCGGTTCGTAATAGGCATACTCGCTGGTCAGTTGACATTTGTCGGAGCAGCCTTCCAGCAGAACACTGATCCCTAAGAGTACCGTCAAAAAAAGCAAGGCATACAGAGATACATGTATCCGTCGCTGCAGTCTGTTCTCTAGTGTATCCATATAACGGTGGGTTTTTGGGTTTACGTGTTAGACACAACCATCCGTTAAAAGGTTGGACAGGCTAGCGAAAAATGTAGCGGAACCGGAGGCCCACATCAAAGGTGAGCGGCGTGGACTGAATACCGATGTCGGACTTGTAGACGGAATTGATAGGATAGCGCAATCCCGGGTTCAAAGCAAGCCTGTAACGTTGTCCGAATTTGTAACTCAATTCTGTTCCCATTAGTCCGCTAAAATTCACCGACCGATACGGTGAATCGTCCCCTCTTCCCTGGGTTGTCTTATCTAAACTGCCACCCTCGGGAGTTATTGTATTCTGGAGGAACAAATCCGTCGACAATCCCGCG carries:
- a CDS encoding LVIVD repeat-containing protein; protein product: MDTLENRLQRRIHVSLYALLFLTVLLGISVLLEGCSDKCQLTSEYAYYEPVYTTLDELRSSVRVEDPKPLESVGKIYYKGETLFVNEPGNGIHVINNADPAHPVSQKFLSVPGSFELAVKGNTLYTDSYVDLVAFDIRDLNNIHETARLQNVFTNVNSLGFIVNANGVVTNWEKKKMVTLSEPDCETVLQPWGGVYYGGGIALASDAASNFSARSAITPGTGSGPGVGGSLNRFAINAGHLYMLDGADMQVIDVTTENSPVAKARLNVAWGIETIFPYDKNIFVGSTAGMYIYDISTPEAPAKVSTYEHIRSCDPVVVDGQYAYVTLRSGTTCQGFSNQLEVIDIKNLASPQVVKIYPFTNPHGLGIDNTTLFICDGDDGLKAFDASDVNAIDQHMLAHYKNINATDVIPFEDVLMMIGTDGIYQYDYSNTSKITLLSHIEVVPHVD
- a CDS encoding PQQ-dependent sugar dehydrogenase — encoded protein: MITLKTIPAAALVVMLACGNSTEVRPPESKADASAPALTDYAATLPLDKIKLPAGFKIEVYAEVEDARSLAISPSGVIYVGNRNKDKVYALKDTDGDFKADKKWVLASGLNMPNGVAFRDGDLYVAEVSRITKLPAIESKLDNPPKPVVIKDDYPKETHHGWKYIAFGPDGKLYVPVGAPCNICESKDEIYASITRLNKDGSGREIFAQGVRNSVGFTWHPVTKELWFTDNGRDMLGDDVPSCELNLAAKPGMHFGYPYCHEGGIKDPEFGDKRPCSEFTAPADKLGPHVAPLGLKFYTGSMFPASYKNQLIVAEHGSWNRSKKSGYNLSLVKLNGNKVTGHEVFASGWMDDASQKVWGRPVDVLLLPDGSMLVSDDQANVIYRISYKG
- a CDS encoding ABC-F family ATP-binding cassette domain-containing protein, translated to MISVSNISYFIGGRALYENASMFIKPKDKIGLIGLNGRGKSTLLKIINGELKLDAGSVSKSGDCTIGFLNQDLLSYQTEDSILTVAMGAFKEVVDIEREMEHVIKTLETEYSDALVEKLSKLQEKYDHLDGYTIQSKAEEVLEGIGFATADLHRPLKQFSGGWRMRVMLSKLLLEKPSLLMLDEPTNHLDLPSIEWVENYLRSYEGAVMIVSHDRTFIDNVVSKIVDVTQQQLITYEGNYSFYLEEKELRQEIQQGAYENQQQKIKQTERFIERFRSKATKARQVQSRVKALERMDLVEEVVDDTAAVNFKFKFNQQPGRFIVTLKDVSKAYGPLEILKHTSISIERGDKIALIGANGKGKSTLLRILSNTEPVDGERIMGFNVIQAFFAQHQLESLHLENEILEELKQAGSGKSEQELRGVLGCFLFSDEDVFKKIKVLSGGEKSRVALAKTLISEANFLLLDEPTNHLDFISENILIQALQQYLGSFVVVSHNRHFVSQIANKIWYIEDKQIKEYPGTYDEYEYWRKKNEASGLKKVEPPKAQKKAEEPKPKQTHTPSVDAKLKMLEKDLRKAEDLVTQLEGRKASIEQALATPEVFSNVEKLKSTQADFKKVQEDLAQANKKWEALAEEIDQLNAQ